From a region of the Salvelinus alpinus chromosome 2, SLU_Salpinus.1, whole genome shotgun sequence genome:
- the LOC139567542 gene encoding mucolipin-1-like, with the protein MATASGNCNHGSARSEKDRLVSSVSPHGYGSSDSSGKHVHHRDGHGNPRLPTATAGGWLGAEQGEEALRRKIKYFFMSPCDKFHAKGRKPFKLGLQLLKIVIVTVQLVLFGLSNQMVVTFKEENTMSFKHIFLKDYDEGSDDTLAVYTQSDVYKHIFYAVDQYVVLHETTVGHYAYVYGVGVNGSALSLCQQYYKKGSIDPANDTFNIDPRVITDCVGVNPLSVPRAPLGSDYKNFTLKFHKLINVTIQFQLKAINIQTIINNEIPDCYTFLITIVLDNKAHSGKVRISLENQAFIKECKDPSVSGHAENYTRLAFDVVVAIVCMLSLLLCGRSILRGIILQAEFVEFFKTNLGRKVSWDERMEFINGWYILLIISDVLTIIGSAIKIGIESKNMSSYDECGILLGTSTLLVWVGVIRYLSFFQKYNILIVTLRAAFPNVIRFCCCVAVIYLGYCFCGWIVLGPYHVKFRSLSMVSECLFSLINGDDMFVTFSEMQESSTLVWVFSQVYLYTFISLFIYMVLSLFIALITGAYETIKHQTQEPYHITDLHAFIAECTDTPSSGMFRGLETSPCSFFCCCDRTTTYEDVLLVN; encoded by the exons AGAAGGACAGGTTGGTTTCCTCtgtgtctcctcacggctacggCTCCAGCGACAGCAGCGGCAAGCATGTTCACCACAGAGACGGCCATGGCAACCCCCGGTTGCCCACGGCGACGGCGGGTGGTTGGCTGGGGGCGGAGCAGGGAGAGGAGGCCCTGCGCAGGAAGATCAAGTACTTCTTCATGAGCCCCTGTGACAAGTTCCACGCCAAGGGTCGCAAGCCCTTCAAACTGGGCCTGCAGCTGCTCAAGATTGTCATTGTCACTGTGCAG CTGGTGTTGTTTGGCCTCAGCAACCAGATGGTGGTGACGTTCAAGGAGGAGAACACCATGTCCTTTAAGCACATCTTCCTGAAGGACTATGACGAGGGCTCCGACGACACGTTGGCCGTGTACACACAGAGCGATGTCTACAAACACATCTTCTACGCCGTAGACCAG TATGTGGTGCTACACGAGACCACGGTGGGACACTATGCGTACGTCTATGGGGTCGGGGTGAACGGGagtgccctctctctctgccagcagTACTACAAGAAGGGCAGCATCGATCCCGCCAATGATACCTTCAACATTGACCCTCGTGTTATCACAG ATTGTGTGGGAGTTAACCCTCTGTCAGTCCCTCGAGCGCCTTTAGGCAGTGACTACAAGAACTTTACCCTCAAGTTCCACAA ACTCATAAACGTGACGATACAGTTCCAACTAAAGGCCATCAACATTCAGACCATCATCAACAACGAGATTCCTGACTGTTACACCTTCCTCATAACG ATAGTCCTGGACAACAAGGCTCACAGTGGTAAAGTGAGGATCAGTCTGGAAAACCAGGCTTTTATAAAGGAGTGTAAAGACCCCAGTGTGTCTGGCCACG cGGAGAACTACACACGGCTAGCGTTTGACGTGGTGGTGGCGATCGTTTGTATGCTGTCCCTGCTGCTGTGTGGCCGCTCCATACTCCGCGGCATCATACTACAGGCG GAGTTTGTCGAGTTCTTCAAGACTAACCTGGGCCGGAAAGTAAGTTGGGATGAAAGGATGGAATTCATCAATGGCTGGTACATCCTGCTCATCATCAGTGACGTCCTCACCATCATCGGCAGCGCCATTAAGATCGGCATCGAGTCCAAG AATATGTCATCGTATGATGAGTGTGGCATCCTGTTGGGGACCTCCACCTTGTTGGTGTGGGTCGGAGTCATTCGCTACCTCAGCTTCTTCCAGAAGTACAAT atcCTGATCGTGACCTTGCGAGCTGCGTTCCCCAACGTGATCCGGTTCTGCTGCTGTGTGGCTGTCATCTACCTGGGCTACTGCTTCTGTGGCTGGATCGTGCTGGGGCCCTATCACGTCAAG tTCCGCTCTCTCTCCATGGTGTCGGAGTGCCTGTTCTCGCTGATCAACGGCGACGACATGTTTGTGACCTTCTCGGAGATGCAGGAGAGCAGCACGCTGGTGTGGGTGTTCAGCCAGGTCTACCTGTACACCTTCATCTCCCTCTTCATCTACATGGTACTGTCGCTCTTCATCGCCCTCATCACCGGCGCCTACGAAACCATCAAG CACCAAACCCAGGAGCCCTACCACATTACGGACCTGCACGCCTTCATCGCAGAGTGCACTGACACGCCCAGCTCGGGGATGTTCCGGGGCCTAGAGACCTCGCCATGCTCTTTCTTCTGCTGTTGTGACAG AACGACAACATACGAGGATGTCCTTTTGGTGaactga